Sequence from the Streptomyces mobaraensis NBRC 13819 = DSM 40847 genome:
CGGGTCCCAGTGGTCCCAGACGAACGCCGAGTAGATCAGGCTGACCGGGACGAACACGATCAGGAAGTCGATGATCCGGGCGAGCAGCCGCTTGAAGCGGCTCGCGAGCGGCGGCATGCCCGCCAGCGGGTCCGCCGCGCCGAACCCGTCCCCGTAAGGGTTCCCCGGGCCGCCGTGCGGGGGCGGCCCCCCGGCGCCGTAGGGGCCGCCGTGACCAGGGCCGGGACCAGGGCCGACGCCGGGGCCGGGGCCGTATCCGCCGCCCCCGTGGGGGCCTCCGGCGGGCGGGCCGCCGCCGGGCGCTCCCCCGTACGGCGGGAGGTCCTCCGGCGGCTTCTTGCCGAACGGGTCGTCGTCCTGCGGCTGATCCGTGCTCATGGCCCGAGTACACCCCGGAGGGCGGGCCGCCGCATCCGGGGTGTATGCCGTTCGAGTT
This genomic interval carries:
- a CDS encoding RDD family protein, whose protein sequence is MSTDQPQDDDPFGKKPPEDLPPYGGAPGGGPPAGGPHGGGGYGPGPGVGPGPGPGHGGPYGAGGPPPHGGPGNPYGDGFGAADPLAGMPPLASRFKRLLARIIDFLIVFVPVSLIYSAFVWDHWDPSQDNTKNTGLSVLVAIVYFLYEGLMLTARGQTVGKMAMGIRVAMLENGAVPRNAPGWIRAAVYCLPWVVPCCGPLFWLINVLWCAWDKPYQQCIHDKAAKTVVVSAVQ